The region AACACAGGAAGCTCAGGATAAGCATAAAATGAATGAAAAGTATCAGAATACTCAATCAAATTCACTTCTTTTCCACATTTTTTCATTCCTTCATAATACCTCCTCTGCCAGTCTTTCAACGAATCAAACCCTCCGACAAAAACCACACTCGCCGGCAAGCTCAATCCCGAAATATCATCAGCATTCGGCCCGAACACATTCGCAGCAGGATGGTCCCTGTCGGAGCCTTTCGGCAAGAAAGCCTTCCACATCCAATCAGAACGCTCCATGTTCACAACCGGAACTTTCCGGTCAAGCATTGTCTCAGACTGAGTTCGTTCTTCTCCGCCGAAAAACGGCTGGATTAGCATTGCTCCGATCAGGTTTAGGTTGCGAAACTTGTGTTGACTGGCTTTCACCATAACATGATGAACTATATTGCCTCCTGCACTATCTCCGGCGAGAAAACAGTTTTTCAGATTGGCATGACTCGGAAACCCTTGGATCGTCGCCGTTTCATCGATGAACTTTATAGTGTCAAACCCGTCGTCATACGGGGATGGATAACGATGCTCCGGAGCAAGGCGGTAGTTGACAGAGATGACAATGGCGGACAGTTTGCTAGCAAGTTGGTAACAGAAGTTATTATAAGGTCTTGAATGGGGTTTGAAAAAGCCAAAACCACCGCCGTGGAAGTAGAAAATAAGCGGCAGTTTACTATCTCCGGTGGGAGTAGGGTTATAGAGACGAAACCAGAGATGTTTGCGAGCTTTATCAACGGTAATATCGGTCGTCGTGACACCGTTGAACGGTTTCTTGGACGGAAATGATTTGTGATCAAATAAGATCATAATAAAGCGACTGATAGTGCCATTGGAGCGACGACTGATGTCACAGCCAACGCAGATAGCAAAATTTTTGAGCTTGATCTTCCATGGAATAACAAGAATTTTATTCTGGAGATTTTCATTGGTCATTTTCAAGAGAAGAGAAAAAATATGGATAAATATAGTGCAGTGATGAGTATAGAGAGGTAATAGATGTTATTTATATAGAGAATATATACAGGtataaattttttgtattattacCAACAAGCTATAAAATGATATGTGCAATGAACAACTTTTATGTTAAAGTTATACGATGAATTCCTCACTTAAGTGTAAAAATACCCTTTTCCTAATAATCCCAAAAAAGaagattatattaatatatgttgatcaataaatttttttattttaatttaaatggatAACTAAAATATTTGGAACTAATATTCTATTTTGAGAACTAATTAagctttaatattttaattttaggtaTTAAATTCATATCATTATGGAAGATTTTCATATCAAAAATGCATAAGCGTAcatgacaatttttttaattagaaatacatacataaaattcaaatttactaatttttgtCTGACTACTTGCCAGATACGAAAGAATCATAAAAAATCAGTACAAACCGGCAAAAGCAGattaacacacacacataaatatATGTTAGTCTGAAAATctctttttgaaataaaattaaatttaataactaaaatgaaataaattaaaatttgttcacaaaaaaaaagataatagtTTATTAATTTCGAAAATCATACTCTATTTTAGACATTGAACTCTAAAATATAAACAATCTgattattagcgatttcaggCCATATTAGGCAAGCACATTTTCCACGTCATATTTTTCTACGTTAATTTCACTTGAAAtgctaaaaatattttgttatttgtaattttgaacttaaaactaaaataatttgaagGTCCATGGGCAAAATTAAATAACACAAAAACTTatgatttcaaaaatttaaaacttgcaTAGATCTTCTTTGTTTGCTTTCATTAAAAGGCAAGTACATAAAAGTAGGTTAGTTAGCAGATAAATATTAATATCGTTATTGAAGTATGAATATGGGCAGTATGGGAAGGCAGATGAGAATTAGATTCCAATTATTTGTTTGGTTCatcaaacataaaattttgTCCTTCTTCATGAATGCAAAAAGACACCACACACGTTATCTATTCCAAGGTGAACAAAAATTGTTTCTCGTCTGTCCTTAGAGACCATGCAGGTGAATTGTTAAATCGCTTTCATGACTTAAATGAAATTGTGTGTTTAAACCGTACTCATATATAGAACGTTTGAAACTtgaaaattagaaatttatttcTCGTAAAAGATCTGTCTGACTCAAATGTGGATTAATCTAAATATAGAAGATTTAAAATAGAACTGAATATGATTAATTGGTTCCGATCTAAatattattatgatttttaaaattaaatatttaaaatctaaaattttaaatggttaaccttTTAGAACTGTTTTTGGCAATTTTTAACCATATTATTGTAAcgaaatcaaattcaaaaagaaaaaggataaatttacataataaaattttaattagaagTAGTCTAATAAAAGTGTTTATTCCTATCATTATATTAGATAAACATTTCGTTATGGAAAATAAATTGCACTTTAAATAAGATCTCatttatatataaagaaaaaatgtttttttatgtatgtagaataaaaaatatatttgatttattaaaaaagttataacatatatatatatatatatatatatatatatatatatatatatatatatatatatatatatatatatattataaaataactaCATATTACTTATATAAACTGGTTAATTAGTTAAACATGGTTTTTAAAGGCATATTGTTTTAATCTAcccaaattattttttttacttttatcaaATATCATGATCTTTAAATCTTGCTATATATACCATCATCTTTTTAATGTTTGCCAAATATACCAACAATCCATTTGGACTGATGTGGCGCGATATTATAGGCACcatgttaaatttttttgtacATATATAGACGAATAGAATCAAGCTACATCACCCATAAATGAGTTGTAGATATattagacaaaaataaaaaattaatcatacGACAAGATTGAAAATTCATGATATATATGGAAAATATGTCAAATTTGTGGACAAATAAATacattttgtcatttttaacaCTTCAAATTATAAACCTAAACTTTAACCATAAACTTAAAAGTTCAAATGTTAGCCTAAATTTTTGAACCATTTGGCCCTATTTTTCAAGTTTccggttttggtttggttaatcAAATTGataaggtttttttttgtacTCATTCCTAATTTAAATGTATCGTTTTATAGTTAAACTCATTCAAGATATctcatatatattatattaaacaaaTGTTTCTCATCtctcaaaattcaaatataactCACAAGCCTCAAATTTTGTCTTGTTTTATAAAAAGGATTTTTTTAGCGCTTCTAAAAGAATTTAATCTCATTAACATATaagttttaaacaattaatGAGAAGTCTGTTTTTTCTTCTACAGGCATGCGATAGCAACGGCATTATCATCCGGTTAGTAAGATGATACGGTCCCTTATTGTAAATGCTTTCAGGAATTATGATCAGTCCTGTCCAATTTCCTTCCAGCAACCAAATTTCACAACAATTCTCATAGTAGTGGATTTGAATTAATTAGtctctaaaattataaaatgagttcaaattctaattaaaaccTGATATTTAACCTATGATAACCCACGATATACtttatgccaattaataaatttactccaaattttaaattatgatattaaatttcaagatagtattatttttaatgagaTATTTCTTACGTGAATGTTCATTGACATTTAAAGAGTAAATATGTCTATTActcaatttattttatacatgagaaattcttaggtagactcagtccaccacgtcatctgtgaactaaacctatcacataatgacatgtcattaatataatgacaatcttgtaatattactattcagatgtgtaaataagtaataaacgaatttacaagattgccatcattttaatgacgtgtcattatgtgataggtttagtccacggatgacgtggtggactaagtttacctaagaatctctctttATACATTTAACTAGCCAAATTTGGACCGCaagaaattcaaaatatatattatgaaaaattaagAAATCTAAAGTTGGAccgtttttattataaattattggtttTCATTAAAGCAATGAGATAGATTCTATCTGTTTAAAtgtgattaattttaataaattgtcatctctaataaattaaaatacaatcactatttatatttttaaattaaacctacaattatcaaattaattaattttaattaaatgtcAATTTATCTAGCTATTATAATTTTAAGGTTTTCCGACCAGCTCACCCttgactaaaaaataaaatacaatgcTAATAAGGTTGGTCATGTAATTTTCATGCAAACTCACCCCTTGCCTATAAGATATAATAGAGAAACCCTGTTGAAACGGCAATTCATTAGGATTGCACGCAAAGTAATTAtcttactaa is a window of Mercurialis annua linkage group LG2, ddMerAnnu1.2, whole genome shotgun sequence DNA encoding:
- the LOC126670210 gene encoding probable carboxylesterase 18, translated to MTNENLQNKILVIPWKIKLKNFAICVGCDISRRSNGTISRFIMILFDHKSFPSKKPFNGVTTTDITVDKARKHLWFRLYNPTPTGDSKLPLIFYFHGGGFGFFKPHSRPYNNFCYQLASKLSAIVISVNYRLAPEHRYPSPYDDGFDTIKFIDETATIQGFPSHANLKNCFLAGDSAGGNIVHHVMVKASQHKFRNLNLIGAMLIQPFFGGEERTQSETMLDRKVPVVNMERSDWMWKAFLPKGSDRDHPAANVFGPNADDISGLSLPASVVFVGGFDSLKDWQRRYYEGMKKCGKEVNLIEYSDTFHSFYAYPELPVFSLFIKDMKDFMQKQIVAAER